A genomic window from Fundidesulfovibrio magnetotacticus includes:
- a CDS encoding NADH-quinone oxidoreductase subunit B family protein, with protein sequence MLKTLARFAPRSPWIYRLNAGSCNGCDVEMATTALIPRYDVERLGCKYCGSPRHADIVLISGPLTLRVRDKVLRVFDEIPNPKVTVGVGVCPVSGGVFRDSYTVDQPQESYIALDVIVPGCPPRPQAIIEGVAKALEVWKERLEVA encoded by the coding sequence GTGCTCAAGACACTCGCCAGATTCGCCCCGCGCTCGCCGTGGATCTACCGGCTCAACGCGGGCTCCTGCAACGGCTGCGACGTGGAGATGGCCACCACGGCCCTCATCCCGCGCTACGACGTGGAGCGCCTGGGCTGCAAGTACTGCGGCAGCCCTCGCCACGCGGACATCGTGCTCATCTCGGGGCCTTTGACCCTGCGCGTGCGCGACAAGGTGCTGCGCGTCTTCGACGAAATCCCCAACCCCAAGGTGACCGTGGGCGTGGGCGTCTGCCCCGTCTCCGGCGGCGTGTTCCGCGACAGCTACACCGTGGATCAGCCCCAGGAGAGCTACATCGCCCTGGACGTGATCGTGCCCGGCTGTCCGCCGCGCCCCCAGGCCATCATCGAGGGCGTGGCCAAGGCCCTGGAAGTCTGGAAAGAACGCCTGGAGGTGGCCTGA
- a CDS encoding 4Fe-4S dicluster domain-containing protein has translation MLPFLKIMVKNLLAGPSTDPFPFAPAHTPKRFRGRACHDKEKCILCGICRHVCAAGAIQLRVTEDGMAVHWVLWHNSCVFCGLCAHHCPTKALTMSDDWHMTHRGEERFDQREVSFVPYGQCSQCGARIHPRPESVVQQLGSRYPERFMMCPVCKRQELARRVTPAKPSITTGESDERDSA, from the coding sequence ATGCTGCCCTTCCTGAAGATCATGGTGAAGAACCTGCTGGCCGGACCCAGCACCGATCCCTTCCCCTTCGCCCCGGCCCACACCCCCAAGCGCTTCCGGGGCCGGGCCTGCCACGACAAGGAGAAGTGCATCCTTTGCGGCATCTGCCGCCACGTCTGCGCGGCCGGGGCCATCCAGCTGCGCGTCACCGAGGACGGCATGGCCGTGCACTGGGTGCTCTGGCACAACAGCTGCGTCTTCTGCGGCCTGTGCGCCCACCACTGCCCCACCAAGGCCCTGACCATGTCCGACGACTGGCACATGACCCATCGCGGCGAGGAGCGCTTCGACCAGCGCGAGGTAAGCTTCGTGCCCTACGGCCAGTGCTCCCAGTGCGGGGCGCGCATCCATCCCAGGCCCGAGAGCGTGGTCCAGCAGCTGGGCTCGCGCTATCCCGAGCGCTTCATGATGTGCCCCGTGTGCAAGCGCCAGGAGCTGGCCCGCCGCGTGACGCCCGCAAAGCCTTCCATCACCACCGGAGAATCCGATGAACGAGATAGCGCATAA
- a CDS encoding NADH-quinone oxidoreductase subunit C — protein sequence MNEIAHKNLHDAVTGLLGEDAIHWTRDLNRNAFGWVKLCESETLKALAPRLAAVRARLMAITAYRADKYARLEGREIAYHFDLDGVVLTVNVCVHSEPPRVPSIARWFRNADWNEREFMELYGIEVENHPNPRRLFLDQSLDQGELDRLIPLSTMMNGASTKTLWEKVFVGVDMPQWARESK from the coding sequence ATGAACGAGATAGCGCATAAGAACCTCCACGACGCCGTGACCGGCCTGCTCGGGGAGGACGCCATACACTGGACCCGCGACCTCAACCGCAACGCCTTCGGCTGGGTGAAGCTCTGCGAGAGCGAAACCCTCAAGGCTCTGGCCCCGCGCCTGGCCGCCGTGCGCGCCCGGCTCATGGCCATCACGGCCTACCGCGCCGACAAGTACGCCCGACTGGAGGGCCGCGAGATCGCCTACCACTTCGACCTGGACGGCGTGGTGCTCACCGTGAACGTCTGCGTGCACTCCGAGCCGCCCCGCGTGCCCTCCATCGCCCGCTGGTTCCGCAACGCCGACTGGAACGAGCGCGAGTTCATGGAGCTTTACGGCATCGAGGTGGAAAACCACCCCAACCCCCGCCGCCTCTTCCTGGACCAGTCCCTGGACCAGGGCGAGCTGGACCGGCTGATCCCCCTCTCCACCATGATGAACGGCGCATCCACCAAGACCCTCTGGGAGAAGGTGTTCGTCGGCGTCGACATGCCCCAGTGGGCCAGGGAGTCCAAGTGA
- a CDS encoding hydrogenase large subunit has translation MSETYTLPVGPLHVALEEPMYFDVRVEGETVRSVELSAGHVHRGMEALAMNRNWLQNITLTERVCSLCSNSHPTTYCMAVENLAGVVVPERAEYLRVIADEVKRIASHLFNVGIMAHLVGFDSLFMHAMEIREIMQDLKEGVYGNRMNLGALAIGGCRYDLDEETTAFMRAKLRELDPLLTELTRVYATDPLILKRTRGIGVLPMEEARRYEVVGPVARASGIAYDVRRKAPYAVYPHLDFEVQTDTAGDVHSRAMLRLREAAQSAVILEQCLENIPEGPICLPGAVFIPEGEAVARSEAPRGEVFYYVRSDGSDSPQRLKWRVPTYMNWEALQVMMAGCQVADIPLIVNSIDPCISCTER, from the coding sequence ATGTCCGAGACCTACACCCTCCCGGTCGGCCCCCTGCACGTGGCCCTGGAAGAGCCCATGTACTTCGACGTGCGCGTGGAAGGCGAGACGGTGCGCTCCGTGGAGCTCTCCGCCGGGCACGTGCACCGGGGCATGGAAGCCCTGGCCATGAACCGCAACTGGCTGCAGAACATCACGCTCACCGAGCGGGTCTGCTCCCTGTGCTCCAACAGCCACCCCACCACCTACTGCATGGCCGTGGAGAACCTGGCCGGCGTGGTGGTTCCCGAGCGCGCCGAATACCTGCGCGTGATCGCCGACGAGGTGAAGCGCATCGCCTCCCACCTCTTCAACGTGGGCATCATGGCCCACCTGGTGGGCTTCGATTCGCTCTTCATGCACGCCATGGAGATCCGCGAGATCATGCAGGACCTCAAGGAAGGCGTGTACGGCAACCGCATGAACCTGGGCGCGCTGGCCATCGGCGGCTGCCGCTACGACCTGGACGAAGAGACCACCGCCTTCATGCGCGCCAAGCTGCGCGAGCTCGACCCCCTGCTGACCGAGCTGACGCGCGTCTACGCCACCGATCCGCTCATCCTCAAGCGCACCCGGGGCATCGGCGTGCTGCCCATGGAGGAGGCCCGTCGCTACGAAGTGGTGGGCCCGGTGGCGCGCGCCTCGGGCATCGCCTACGACGTGCGCCGCAAGGCGCCCTACGCCGTCTATCCGCACCTGGACTTCGAGGTGCAGACCGACACCGCGGGCGACGTGCACTCCCGGGCCATGCTGCGCCTGCGCGAGGCGGCCCAATCGGCCGTCATCCTGGAGCAGTGCCTGGAGAACATCCCCGAAGGCCCCATCTGCCTGCCCGGCGCGGTGTTCATCCCCGAGGGCGAGGCCGTGGCCCGCTCCGAGGCCCCGCGCGGCGAGGTGTTCTACTACGTGCGCTCCGACGGGTCGGACTCGCCCCAGAGGCTCAAGTGGCGCGTGCCCACCTACATGAACTGGGAGGCCCTCCAGGTGATGATGGCGGGCTGCCAGGTGGCGGACATCCCGCTCATCGTCAACAGCATCGACCCCTGCATCTCCTGCACCGAACGCTGA
- a CDS encoding hydrogenase maturation nickel metallochaperone HypA/HybF has product MHESSLALSILDIVLRQVPGACTGAVRRVDLCLGEYAGVEEHTLASCFEMVALGTPADGAALAVERVAATGRCDRCGEAAVRQGRLLGCPECPGSSVTLLTGRELYVKSIEVTKIPRRHEHAHAL; this is encoded by the coding sequence ATGCACGAGTCATCCCTCGCCTTGAGCATCCTGGACATCGTCCTGCGGCAGGTCCCCGGGGCCTGCACCGGGGCCGTGCGCCGGGTGGACCTCTGCCTGGGAGAATACGCCGGGGTGGAGGAACACACCCTGGCATCCTGTTTCGAAATGGTGGCCCTGGGCACTCCCGCCGACGGGGCAGCCCTTGCGGTGGAGCGGGTGGCGGCCACGGGCCGCTGCGACCGCTGCGGCGAAGCCGCCGTGCGCCAGGGACGCCTGCTCGGCTGCCCGGAGTGTCCGGGATCGAGCGTCACGCTCCTCACGGGGCGCGAGCTCTACGTGAAAAGCATCGAAGTGACCAAAATTCCAAGGAGGCATGAACATGCCCATGCACTATGA
- a CDS encoding 4Fe-4S dicluster domain-containing protein has translation MPMHYENPIVYATPDKCVGCKKCEAACVSAHINMPFREAKKRGLPVIPRIKVTKVDNLKFPIQCRHCEDAPCAHACPFGAIRQVDGIVHVKEQLCVGCKMCVMACPFGAIEVGVEGELEQTGRTKQGSAKKCDLCQAWRSSNGKEVCACVEACPKGALQFVDLRQYRQAQAQARVLELAKASALIQNVPSPPLTA, from the coding sequence ATGCCCATGCACTATGAAAATCCCATCGTCTACGCCACGCCCGACAAGTGCGTCGGCTGCAAGAAGTGCGAAGCCGCCTGCGTGAGCGCGCACATCAACATGCCTTTCCGCGAGGCCAAGAAGCGCGGCCTGCCCGTGATCCCCCGCATCAAGGTGACCAAGGTGGACAACCTCAAGTTCCCCATCCAGTGCCGCCACTGCGAGGACGCCCCCTGCGCCCATGCCTGCCCCTTCGGCGCCATCCGCCAGGTGGACGGCATCGTGCACGTCAAGGAGCAGCTTTGCGTGGGCTGCAAGATGTGCGTGATGGCCTGCCCCTTCGGGGCCATCGAGGTGGGCGTGGAAGGCGAACTGGAGCAGACCGGGCGCACCAAGCAGGGTTCCGCCAAGAAGTGCGACCTTTGCCAGGCCTGGCGCTCCAGCAACGGCAAGGAAGTGTGCGCCTGCGTGGAAGCCTGCCCCAAGGGCGCGCTCCAGTTCGTGGATCTGCGCCAGTACCGCCAGGCCCAGGCCCAGGCCCGCGTCCTTGAGCTGGCCAAGGCCAGCGCCCTTATCCAGAACGTTCCATCCCCCCCACTGACCGCATAG
- a CDS encoding iron-sulfur cluster assembly scaffold protein, with protein MQLTLSVTGRRCDLALHPISPCTARNIEDLGRKFYTKKYIHWWRGGRTSTCGMLLDDDCRAQAVVGQSQVPVDLSGAAANASHLRRERYLSSRARHLALLGYDDEHCRATWTWHGVETFDPAKLRVTAHRWDRVTGQPDYVVLERVLYDGRCADVEDYHGSTGFTLVDPRVIDLEELRRHEARDQGKLRDLPRDAFPGRSRPDVPAACVVSGRSLLLPVPRSDAEGVSRGGGGSIAVRLRIQGDVVVQAGGEAHGCEYCRRSLEALAEMATGLTVHECFMLSDEDLLPFLPRVHAHLDCSSRAMDALRAAVRDWERRRAA; from the coding sequence GTGCAACTGACGCTCTCGGTGACGGGCCGTCGCTGCGACCTGGCCCTTCACCCCATTTCCCCGTGCACGGCCAGGAACATCGAGGACCTGGGCCGCAAGTTCTACACGAAAAAATACATCCATTGGTGGCGCGGCGGCAGGACAAGCACCTGCGGCATGCTCCTGGACGACGACTGCCGGGCGCAAGCCGTGGTGGGGCAGTCCCAAGTCCCCGTGGACCTCTCCGGCGCGGCGGCCAACGCCTCGCACCTGCGGCGCGAGCGCTATCTTTCCAGCCGCGCCAGGCACCTGGCCCTGCTGGGCTACGACGACGAACACTGCCGCGCCACCTGGACCTGGCACGGCGTGGAGACCTTCGATCCCGCGAAACTGCGCGTCACGGCGCACCGCTGGGACCGCGTGACCGGTCAGCCCGACTACGTGGTGCTGGAGCGCGTGCTCTACGACGGCCGCTGCGCCGACGTGGAGGATTATCACGGCAGCACCGGCTTCACCCTGGTGGACCCGCGCGTCATCGACCTGGAGGAACTGCGCCGCCACGAGGCCCGCGATCAGGGCAAGCTGCGAGACCTGCCCCGCGACGCCTTCCCCGGGCGTTCGCGCCCGGACGTTCCGGCGGCGTGCGTGGTCTCCGGGCGTTCGCTTCTCCTGCCCGTGCCCCGCAGCGACGCCGAGGGCGTCTCGCGGGGTGGCGGGGGCTCCATCGCGGTGCGCCTGCGCATTCAGGGCGATGTGGTGGTGCAGGCGGGCGGCGAGGCGCACGGCTGCGAATACTGCCGGCGCAGCCTGGAGGCCCTGGCCGAGATGGCCACCGGGCTCACGGTCCACGAGTGCTTCATGCTCTCCGACGAGGACCTGCTCCCTTTCCTGCCCAGGGTGCACGCGCACCTGGACTGCTCCTCCCGGGCCATGGACGCCCTGCGCGCCGCCGTGCGCGACTGGGAGCGCCGCCGCGCGGCCTAG
- a CDS encoding HMA2 domain-containing protein, which produces MVVCETEGRVRFRDAALKAEDIGNTVREALRKTPGVLRTEVNRRVGSLLVLYDKASIGLKDILEKIAQALGVDPEMFREHLKNLQRTLAGVGARRNVKRGMLGALGLALGGLLVHEGLHVAAGAVFAALLAAHLYQNRRTLMR; this is translated from the coding sequence ATGGTCGTCTGCGAAACCGAAGGCCGCGTCCGCTTCCGCGACGCCGCCCTGAAGGCCGAGGACATCGGCAACACCGTGCGCGAGGCCCTGCGCAAGACCCCGGGCGTCCTGCGCACGGAGGTCAACAGGCGCGTCGGCAGCCTGCTGGTGCTCTACGACAAGGCAAGCATCGGCCTGAAGGACATCCTGGAGAAGATCGCCCAGGCCCTGGGCGTGGACCCGGAGATGTTCCGCGAGCATCTGAAGAACCTCCAGCGGACCCTGGCGGGCGTAGGGGCCCGGCGCAACGTGAAGCGTGGCATGCTGGGCGCGCTGGGTCTGGCCCTGGGCGGCCTGCTGGTCCATGAAGGGCTCCATGTGGCTGCCGGAGCGGTGTTCGCGGCGCTCCTGGCCGCGCACCTCTATCAGAACCGCCGCACGCTCATGCGCTAG
- the tsaA gene encoding tRNA (N6-threonylcarbamoyladenosine(37)-N6)-methyltransferase TrmO produces MTVCYRPIGVARTPHARAEGMPIQPVGALGVAGCIEVFEPYRQGLKDLEGFSHIVLLYHLHEIRDARLLVKPYLGDALHGVFATRSPCRPNPIGLSVLRLTGHDGERVFVENVDMLDGTPVLDIKPYVPAFDAWEAPRIGWFEGVAENASSHRADARFHAED; encoded by the coding sequence GTGACGGTCTGCTACCGGCCCATCGGCGTGGCCCGCACGCCCCACGCCCGCGCCGAGGGCATGCCCATCCAGCCCGTGGGCGCGCTGGGCGTGGCGGGGTGCATCGAGGTGTTCGAGCCCTACCGCCAGGGCCTCAAGGACCTGGAGGGCTTCTCCCACATCGTGCTGCTCTACCACCTCCATGAAATCAGGGACGCCAGGCTCCTGGTGAAGCCCTACCTGGGCGACGCCCTGCACGGCGTCTTCGCCACGCGCTCCCCCTGCCGCCCCAACCCCATCGGGCTCTCGGTGCTCCGGCTCACCGGCCACGACGGCGAGCGCGTCTTCGTGGAGAACGTGGACATGCTCGACGGCACCCCCGTGCTGGACATCAAGCCCTACGTCCCGGCCTTCGACGCCTGGGAGGCCCCGCGCATCGGCTGGTTCGAGGGCGTGGCGGAGAATGCCTCCAGCCACAGGGCCGACGCCCGCTTCCACGCCGAGGACTGA
- a CDS encoding TOBE domain-containing protein, whose translation MIRDNLIHFLKSLGADDLRFVLDRVGDGEQGASCQGGERQGKAPCPAKSFDVPSDVKHLDPAQLLALTESFRAWREAAASPARRRSRTRLWLLFLLIRYGALKLGEAITVDDREDFDFARSALAVRGDHARAVQLPKEVSREIAARLDEPACASLRGEVFHLDQGFVRRKFYEQADACGVPRELANPRVLRHSRAVELLREGLPIKVVQTLMGHQSAHLTAQYVNFSESDIKRIVNYYILKESSMKTSARNAFTGKVSSIRSGNILAEVEVVTASGLKVVSVITHESLASLGIREGSLVTATVKAPWVILVKEDDKLKTSARNKYSGRIVKVNAGQISAEVVVELPDGTLVCSLVTDESVKALDLKVGDEICALFKAFSVILNVE comes from the coding sequence ATGATCCGAGACAACCTGATCCATTTCCTCAAGTCCCTGGGCGCGGACGACCTGCGCTTCGTGCTGGACCGGGTGGGCGACGGGGAGCAGGGTGCGTCCTGCCAGGGAGGTGAGCGCCAGGGCAAGGCCCCCTGTCCGGCCAAGAGCTTCGACGTGCCCTCCGACGTGAAACACCTGGACCCGGCGCAGCTCCTGGCCCTCACGGAGTCGTTCCGGGCGTGGCGCGAGGCCGCGGCCAGCCCGGCGCGCAGGCGCTCCCGGACGCGGCTGTGGCTGCTCTTCCTGCTCATCCGCTACGGGGCGCTCAAGCTGGGCGAGGCCATCACCGTGGACGACCGGGAGGATTTCGACTTCGCGCGCTCCGCGCTCGCCGTGCGCGGCGACCACGCCCGCGCCGTCCAACTGCCCAAGGAAGTCTCCCGCGAGATCGCCGCGCGCCTGGACGAGCCCGCCTGCGCCTCCCTGCGCGGCGAGGTGTTCCACCTGGACCAGGGCTTCGTGCGCCGCAAGTTCTACGAGCAGGCCGACGCCTGCGGCGTGCCGCGCGAGCTGGCCAATCCCCGGGTGCTGCGCCACTCGCGGGCCGTGGAGCTGCTGCGCGAGGGCCTGCCCATCAAGGTGGTCCAGACGCTCATGGGCCACCAGAGCGCGCACCTCACGGCCCAGTACGTGAACTTCAGCGAGTCCGACATCAAGCGCATCGTGAACTACTACATCCTCAAGGAGTCCTCCATGAAGACCAGCGCCCGCAACGCCTTCACCGGCAAGGTCAGTTCCATCCGCTCGGGCAACATCCTGGCCGAGGTGGAGGTGGTCACGGCCAGCGGGCTCAAGGTGGTCTCGGTGATCACCCATGAGAGCCTGGCCTCCCTGGGCATCCGGGAGGGCTCGCTGGTCACGGCCACGGTGAAGGCCCCCTGGGTGATCCTGGTCAAGGAGGACGACAAGCTCAAGACCAGCGCCCGAAACAAGTACAGCGGGCGCATCGTCAAGGTGAACGCCGGGCAGATCTCGGCCGAGGTGGTGGTGGAACTGCCCGACGGCACGCTGGTCTGCTCCCTGGTCACCGACGAGTCCGTGAAGGCCCTGGACCTCAAGGTGGGCGACGAAATCTGCGCCCTCTTCAAGGCCTTCTCCGTGATCCTCAACGTGGAATGA
- a CDS encoding extracellular solute-binding protein — protein MKKSLFLVAACLALLAGPALAQTPASQPPGDQGLSVFHAGSLAKPMADLAKAFTAETGVPVTLTGSGSGSLRQRIEAGERPGVFASADMGNPEALAAKGLASRPAPFARNVVCALAKKSVGLTRDNLLDKLMDPAVKVGTSTPVLDPGGDYAWIVFDKAEALKKGAAQALKAKAIKLVGDPALPMPPKDYPRGQIAWHLEEGRADVFLVYLTTSRLALAELPGLEIVELPESLAVGALYGVSLVEGHTPRAKAFTDYLLGPKGQAVLEGYGFRRP, from the coding sequence ATGAAAAAGTCGCTGTTTCTTGTCGCGGCGTGTCTGGCGCTCCTGGCCGGTCCGGCCCTGGCCCAGACGCCAGCCTCCCAGCCCCCGGGCGACCAGGGGCTGAGCGTGTTCCACGCAGGAAGCCTGGCCAAGCCCATGGCCGACCTGGCCAAGGCCTTCACCGCCGAGACCGGCGTGCCCGTCACGCTCACGGGCTCGGGGTCCGGGTCGCTCCGGCAGCGCATCGAGGCGGGCGAACGCCCCGGCGTGTTCGCCTCGGCCGACATGGGCAACCCCGAGGCCCTGGCCGCCAAGGGCCTGGCCTCCCGGCCCGCGCCCTTCGCGCGCAACGTGGTCTGCGCCCTGGCGAAGAAGTCCGTGGGGCTCACCCGTGACAACCTGCTGGACAAGCTTATGGACCCCGCCGTGAAGGTGGGAACCTCCACCCCCGTGCTGGACCCGGGCGGCGATTACGCCTGGATCGTCTTCGACAAGGCCGAAGCCCTGAAGAAGGGAGCGGCCCAGGCCCTGAAGGCCAAGGCGATCAAGCTCGTGGGCGACCCGGCGCTGCCCATGCCCCCCAAGGACTACCCCCGGGGCCAGATCGCCTGGCACCTGGAAGAGGGCCGCGCGGACGTGTTCCTGGTCTACCTGACCACCTCGCGCCTGGCCCTGGCCGAGCTGCCGGGCCTGGAGATCGTGGAGCTTCCGGAGAGCCTGGCCGTGGGGGCGCTCTACGGAGTCTCCCTGGTGGAGGGACACACGCCGCGGGCCAAGGCCTTCACGGACTACCTGCTGGGACCCAAAGGTCAGGCCGTGCTGGAAGGCTACGGCTTCCGAAGGCCCTGA
- a CDS encoding molybdate ABC transporter permease subunit, giving the protein MTGPGPWLAALAEPHALFALGLTARTALVTLPLHLAAGLALGAWLARGRSPLKTAVEMAVTLPLVFPPVAIGFVLLMLLGRRGVVGAFLLEHAGVELVFSFHGVVLASFVAGLPLVVRPVQSAIRSLPPALAEAALVLGKTPLQAFFLAVLPAVRRSLAAGMILAFGRSLGEVGITMMLGGNILGRTNTLSLEIYNAVSAGEFESAAALCTLLGAVSACVFWALRRLGAF; this is encoded by the coding sequence GTGACCGGGCCCGGCCCGTGGCTGGCCGCCCTGGCCGAACCCCACGCGCTCTTCGCCCTGGGGCTCACGGCGCGCACGGCCCTGGTCACGCTGCCTTTGCACCTCGCGGCCGGGCTGGCTCTCGGGGCGTGGCTGGCGCGCGGGCGCTCGCCCCTGAAGACGGCCGTGGAGATGGCCGTCACCCTGCCCCTGGTCTTCCCGCCCGTGGCCATCGGGTTCGTGCTGCTGATGCTTCTGGGGCGGCGCGGCGTGGTGGGCGCGTTCCTCCTGGAGCACGCGGGGGTGGAGCTGGTCTTCTCCTTCCACGGCGTGGTCCTGGCCTCCTTCGTGGCCGGACTTCCCCTGGTGGTGCGGCCGGTGCAGTCGGCCATCCGCTCGCTGCCGCCCGCGCTCGCCGAGGCGGCCCTGGTGCTGGGCAAGACGCCCCTCCAGGCCTTCTTCCTGGCGGTGCTCCCGGCGGTGCGCCGCTCCCTGGCCGCCGGGATGATCCTGGCGTTCGGGCGCTCCCTGGGCGAGGTGGGCATCACCATGATGCTCGGCGGCAACATCCTCGGGCGCACCAACACACTCTCGCTGGAGATCTACAACGCCGTATCCGCCGGGGAGTTCGAGAGCGCCGCCGCCCTCTGCACGCTCCTGGGCGCGGTGTCGGCATGCGTGTTCTGGGCGCTGCGCAGGCTGGGGGCGTTCTGA
- the modA gene encoding molybdate ABC transporter substrate-binding protein — MKTLRILAALALLFTLCAPQARAESLAVGAGAGYKRLLAEVNAAFSRQTGIDVVESYGHMGHMAAQARESGRMDILFGDLDFLKGIKDLAFEDFLDVGRGRLVVAYASGVTLAAPRDIAAPDIDRIGLPDTKNAIYGKAGMEFLTRSGLLESVRPRLVEVSTVPQVSAYLVTGEVKAGLVNLTDALGVRDRIGGFVEVDQSLYEPIRIVGGLLPGAKAKPAVAAYLRFLGTPEAKALLAKHGL; from the coding sequence ATGAAAACCCTGCGCATTCTGGCCGCCCTGGCCCTGCTCTTCACCCTCTGCGCCCCGCAAGCCCGCGCGGAATCCCTCGCCGTGGGCGCGGGCGCGGGCTACAAGCGCCTGCTCGCCGAAGTGAACGCCGCCTTCAGCCGCCAGACCGGCATCGACGTGGTGGAGAGCTACGGCCACATGGGCCACATGGCCGCCCAGGCGAGGGAATCCGGGCGCATGGACATCCTTTTCGGCGACCTGGACTTCCTCAAGGGCATCAAGGACCTCGCCTTCGAGGACTTTCTCGACGTGGGCCGGGGACGCCTCGTGGTGGCCTACGCCTCGGGCGTGACCCTCGCCGCGCCCCGCGACATCGCCGCCCCGGACATCGACCGCATCGGCCTGCCCGACACGAAGAACGCCATCTACGGCAAGGCGGGCATGGAATTCCTCACCCGCTCGGGGCTCCTGGAGAGCGTGCGGCCCAGGCTGGTGGAGGTCTCCACCGTGCCCCAGGTGAGCGCCTACCTGGTCACGGGCGAGGTGAAGGCCGGGCTTGTGAACCTCACCGACGCCCTGGGCGTGCGCGACCGGATCGGGGGCTTCGTGGAGGTGGACCAGTCGCTCTACGAGCCCATCCGCATCGTGGGCGGCCTGCTGCCAGGCGCGAAGGCCAAGCCCGCCGTGGCGGCCTACCTGCGCTTCCTGGGCACGCCCGAGGCCAAGGCCCTGCTCGCCAAGCACGGGCTGTGA
- a CDS encoding ATP-binding cassette domain-containing protein: protein MNLSARVRKRLERFTLDVDLSFTSPGVHAVVGPSGAGKSTLLRLLAGLERPDEGAVRLDATTWCDTDSGRFLHPWERSVGLVFQDFGLFAHLSLFDNVLFAKGDRFRAEALMRALDIWQLRFARPSRVSGGERQRCAVCQALARKPGALLLDEPFSALDPVTRRSLGSLLRRCALSLAIPVVLVTHDMEEALRLADSVTCLVDGREAGDWLDNRLEAMRRDLDLSREYIRQRETARRLEA from the coding sequence GTGAACCTGTCGGCGCGGGTGCGCAAACGGCTGGAACGCTTCACCCTGGATGTGGACCTCTCCTTCACGTCGCCGGGCGTCCACGCCGTGGTGGGCCCCTCCGGGGCGGGCAAGTCCACCCTGCTTCGGCTCCTCGCCGGGCTGGAGCGCCCCGACGAGGGCGCCGTGCGCCTGGACGCGACCACCTGGTGCGACACCGACTCCGGGCGCTTCCTCCACCCGTGGGAGCGCTCCGTGGGGCTGGTCTTCCAGGATTTCGGGCTCTTCGCCCACCTGAGCCTCTTCGACAACGTGCTCTTCGCCAAGGGCGACCGCTTCCGGGCCGAGGCCCTCATGCGAGCCCTGGACATCTGGCAGCTGCGCTTCGCCCGGCCGTCGCGCGTGTCGGGGGGCGAGCGCCAGCGCTGCGCCGTGTGCCAGGCCCTGGCCCGGAAGCCCGGGGCGCTGCTCCTGGACGAACCCTTCTCCGCCCTGGACCCCGTGACCAGGCGCTCCCTGGGCTCGCTGCTGCGCCGCTGCGCCCTCTCGCTCGCCATCCCCGTGGTGCTGGTGACCCACGACATGGAGGAGGCCCTTCGCCTGGCCGACTCCGTGACCTGCCTCGTGGACGGCCGCGAAGCCGGAGACTGGCTGGACAATCGCCTGGAGGCGATGCGGCGCGACCTGGACCTCAGCCGGGAGTACATCCGGCAACGCGAGACCGCACGGAGGCTCGAAGCATGA